The Hydrogenophaga crocea genome contains a region encoding:
- the cobU gene encoding bifunctional adenosylcobinamide kinase/adenosylcobinamide-phosphate guanylyltransferase — protein sequence MADTAPVFARSEFILGGQRSGKSRRAESLARQWLDADATHRAVLIATAQPWDEEMRARIARHQRERAARVPGMVTLEEPLALAEALGAQAAPHTLVVVDCLTLWLTNLLMPASGEAADPAAPQDALVRAIAAAPGPVVLVGNEIGLGVIPLGRETRAFVDALGGLNQAVARACERVTFMAAGLPLILKSP from the coding sequence ATGGCTGACACCGCGCCCGTGTTCGCGCGCAGCGAATTCATCCTGGGCGGCCAGCGCAGCGGCAAGTCGCGCCGCGCCGAATCGCTCGCGCGCCAGTGGCTCGACGCCGACGCCACCCACCGCGCCGTGCTGATCGCCACCGCCCAGCCCTGGGACGAGGAGATGCGCGCGCGCATCGCGCGCCACCAGCGCGAGCGCGCCGCGCGCGTGCCCGGCATGGTCACGCTCGAAGAACCGCTGGCGCTGGCCGAGGCGCTGGGCGCGCAGGCCGCGCCGCACACCCTGGTGGTGGTCGACTGCCTCACGCTCTGGCTCACCAACCTGCTCATGCCCGCCAGCGGCGAAGCCGCCGACCCCGCCGCACCGCAGGATGCGCTGGTGCGCGCGATCGCCGCGGCCCCCGGCCCGGTGGTGCTGGTGGGCAACGAGATCGGCCTGGGCGTGATCCCGCTGGGCCGCGAGACCCGCGCCTTCGTCGACGCGCTCGGCGGCCTCAACCAGGCCGTGGCGCGCGCCTGCGAGCGCGTCACCTTCATGGCCGCCGGCCTGCCGCTCATCCTCAAATCGCCATGA
- a CDS encoding adenylate/guanylate cyclase domain-containing protein has translation MSTPSAPPSLTTAPAAGGMALPPMRHKTVLVIDLVESVRLMATHEAQVVALWRGFVHFATTQVLPERGGRLVKSLGDGLLAEFEHPAQAVRAALALHRHFDEANRDLPAAQQLYLRAGINATRLYVDDTDVYGHGVNLAARVADLAAPGETVVTASVYDAIVVGVDADVQDRGESYLKHWPEPVRTWAVSPVNAHTPVVRLPTPAESASDFRPGVAVVPFETRSHAAEQFVIGELIADGVITQLSRSQDLRVISRLSTSAFRGRGTPAAEVGQRLEASYTLSGSYVTFGDKVVITAELSDNRRNEVVWAERLAGDTLDLVQLESELVTRLSEATSNAVLHHVVQRSLVQPLPQLESNALMLGGITLMHRSTPRDLQRSQQLLMAVIERHKRVATPCAWLAKWHIMQVVQGLAPEPAQAFREAIDMADRALDLEPNSTLAMAIKGHALCHLGDDVGASRQLLEQATTINPNDPMAWLYMGFWNTMWGDPALAVEACERALRLSPVDPQTYYFQMLAANGYLVADQLERVVALCEASLKHNRYHLPTLRVLMTAQHELGRASEARDTFNTLLSLQPDLTVARFLGYGSASRLRQRGANALRALGLREH, from the coding sequence ATGAGCACCCCCTCCGCCCCACCGTCTCTCACCACCGCGCCCGCCGCCGGTGGCATGGCCCTGCCGCCCATGCGGCACAAGACGGTGCTGGTGATCGACCTGGTGGAATCGGTGCGGCTCATGGCCACGCACGAGGCGCAGGTGGTGGCGCTGTGGCGCGGCTTCGTGCACTTCGCCACCACCCAGGTGCTGCCCGAGCGCGGCGGCCGTCTCGTGAAGAGCCTGGGCGACGGCCTGCTGGCCGAGTTCGAGCACCCGGCGCAGGCGGTGCGCGCCGCGCTGGCGCTGCACCGCCACTTCGACGAGGCCAACCGGGACCTGCCCGCGGCACAGCAGCTCTACCTGCGCGCGGGCATCAACGCCACCCGGCTCTACGTGGACGACACCGACGTGTACGGCCACGGCGTGAACCTGGCCGCGCGCGTGGCCGACCTGGCCGCGCCCGGCGAGACCGTGGTGACGGCCAGCGTGTACGACGCCATCGTGGTGGGCGTGGACGCCGATGTGCAGGACCGTGGCGAGAGCTACCTCAAGCACTGGCCCGAACCGGTGCGCACCTGGGCCGTGTCGCCGGTGAACGCGCACACGCCGGTGGTGCGCCTGCCCACGCCGGCCGAATCGGCGAGCGACTTCCGCCCCGGCGTGGCCGTGGTGCCCTTCGAGACGCGCAGCCATGCGGCCGAGCAGTTCGTGATCGGCGAGCTGATCGCCGACGGCGTGATCACCCAGCTCTCGCGCAGCCAGGACCTGCGCGTGATCTCGCGCCTGTCCACCAGCGCCTTCCGCGGCCGCGGCACGCCTGCGGCCGAGGTCGGCCAGCGGCTCGAAGCCTCGTACACGCTCAGCGGCAGTTACGTGACCTTTGGCGACAAGGTGGTGATCACCGCCGAACTCAGCGACAACCGCCGCAACGAGGTGGTGTGGGCCGAGCGGCTGGCGGGCGACACGCTCGACCTGGTGCAGCTCGAGAGCGAGCTCGTCACGCGCCTGAGCGAGGCCACGTCCAACGCGGTGCTGCACCACGTGGTGCAGCGGTCGCTGGTGCAGCCGCTGCCGCAGCTCGAGAGCAATGCGCTCATGCTCGGCGGCATCACGCTGATGCACCGCTCGACACCGCGCGACCTGCAGCGCAGCCAGCAACTGCTCATGGCCGTGATCGAGCGGCACAAGCGCGTGGCGACGCCGTGCGCGTGGCTGGCCAAGTGGCACATCATGCAGGTGGTGCAGGGCCTGGCGCCCGAGCCCGCACAGGCCTTCCGCGAGGCCATCGACATGGCCGACCGGGCCCTGGACCTCGAGCCCAACAGCACGCTGGCGATGGCCATCAAGGGCCATGCGCTGTGCCACCTGGGCGACGACGTGGGCGCGTCGCGGCAATTGCTGGAGCAGGCGACCACGATCAACCCCAACGACCCGATGGCCTGGCTCTACATGGGCTTCTGGAACACCATGTGGGGCGATCCCGCGCTGGCCGTCGAGGCCTGCGAACGCGCGCTGCGCCTGTCGCCGGTGGACCCGCAGACCTACTACTTCCAGATGCTCGCGGCGAACGGCTACCTGGTGGCCGACCAGCTCGAGCGGGTGGTGGCGCTGTGCGAGGCCTCGCTCAAGCACAACCGCTACCACCTGCCCACGCTGCGCGTGCTGATGACGGCGCAGCACGAACTGGGCCGTGCGTCAGAGGCGCGCGACACGTTCAACACCCTGCTGTCGTTGCAACCCGACCTGACCGTCGCGCGCTTCCTGGGCTATGGCTCGGCGAGCCGCTTGCGCCAACGCGGCGCCAACGCCTTGCGGGCCCTGGGCCTGCGCGAACACTGA
- a CDS encoding cell division protein ZapA, giving the protein MNKPGYKQMEVQIMGQSYLLSCPVGGEALLLEAVERVDSAMCRIRDAGKVKARDRIAVLASLNLAFELSQLERKQAEREAEAQQQFQASSFAQGDASAFAEAGGAFDNDPIDAQTQQRVDDLMRRLDQTLDKDGRLL; this is encoded by the coding sequence ATGAACAAGCCCGGCTACAAGCAGATGGAGGTCCAGATCATGGGCCAGAGCTATCTGCTCTCGTGCCCCGTGGGCGGCGAGGCGCTGCTGCTCGAGGCCGTGGAGCGCGTCGATTCGGCCATGTGCCGCATCCGCGACGCGGGCAAGGTCAAGGCGCGCGACCGCATCGCGGTGCTGGCCTCGCTCAACCTCGCCTTCGAGCTCTCGCAACTCGAACGCAAGCAGGCCGAGCGCGAAGCCGAGGCCCAGCAGCAGTTCCAGGCCTCGTCGTTCGCACAGGGCGACGCGAGCGCCTTTGCCGAAGCCGGCGGCGCTTTCGACAACGACCCGATCGATGCGCAGACGCAGCAGCGCGTCGACGACCTGATGCGACGGCTCGACCAGACGCTCGACAAGGACGGAAGGCTGCTCTGA
- a CDS encoding ABC transporter substrate-binding protein, producing MNPIRLFFALALGLCSALHAAEIRITDDRGVAVTLAQAPQRIVSLLPSLTETVCELGQCHRLVGVDRYSNFPAAVRALPKTGGGIDPNIEAIVALKPDLVLMATSSRGVQRLEGFGLKVVALEPRSAADAQRVMTKLGTLLEVPDAQRIWRAIDAGVSAAAQSLPQRARPLRVYYEVSTGGYAAGPGSFIGETLTRLGVQNIVTPDLGPFPRINPEYVVRANPDLILIGVRNAAGLEQRPGWRNLRALREQRVCIFSTDESDVLVRPGPRMAEAARILARCIEKKGQGA from the coding sequence ATGAACCCGATCCGCCTGTTCTTCGCGCTCGCGCTGGGCCTGTGCAGCGCGCTGCACGCGGCCGAGATCCGCATCACCGACGACCGCGGCGTGGCCGTGACGCTGGCGCAGGCGCCGCAGCGCATCGTCTCGCTGCTGCCCTCGCTCACCGAAACCGTGTGCGAGCTCGGCCAGTGCCACCGCCTGGTGGGCGTGGACCGTTACTCGAACTTTCCCGCCGCGGTGCGCGCGCTGCCCAAGACCGGCGGCGGCATCGACCCCAACATCGAGGCCATCGTGGCGCTCAAGCCCGACCTCGTGCTCATGGCCACCTCGTCGCGCGGCGTGCAGCGGCTCGAAGGCTTCGGCCTCAAGGTGGTGGCGCTGGAGCCGCGCAGCGCGGCCGATGCGCAGCGCGTGATGACCAAGCTCGGCACCCTGCTCGAGGTGCCCGACGCGCAGCGCATCTGGCGCGCGATCGACGCCGGCGTGTCGGCGGCCGCGCAGTCGCTGCCCCAGCGCGCGCGCCCGCTGCGCGTGTACTACGAGGTCAGCACCGGCGGTTACGCGGCCGGGCCGGGCTCGTTCATCGGCGAAACCCTCACGCGCCTGGGCGTGCAGAACATCGTCACGCCCGATCTGGGGCCGTTTCCGCGCATCAACCCCGAGTACGTGGTGCGCGCCAACCCCGACCTGATCCTGATCGGCGTGCGCAACGCCGCGGGCCTGGAGCAGCGCCCGGGCTGGCGCAACCTGCGCGCGCTGCGGGAGCAGCGCGTGTGCATCTTCAGCACCGACGAGTCCGACGTGCTCGTGCGGCCCGGCCCGCGCATGGCCGAGGCCGCGCGCATCCTCGCGCGCTGCATCGAAAAGAAAGGCCAGGGCGCATGA
- a CDS encoding cobyrinate a,c-diamide synthase translates to MTHSTAAILVAAPASGQGKTTVAAALARLHARAGRRVRAFKCGPDFLDPHWLAIASGHPVHNLDLWMTGEADARARLHAAAGEADLIVVEGVMGLFDGQPSAADLAQRFGLPVLAVIDASAMAGTFGALAFGLRHFRAGLPWAGVLANRVAGERHAQMLQDALGEGAPDWLGAVMRDAAFSLPERHLGLTVASELPDALARLDAAADALATTPLGAMDSAALARWTVIFDAPEPAPHIGRPLAGRTVAIARDAACCFIYPANLDTLRSLGAELAFFSPLADEPLPPCDAVWLPGGYPELHAAALSAAQRCRAGLAAHLQAGKPVWAECGGMLLLMDTLRPHDGSTHRMWGLLPGEAALQPRLVALGPQQLALPAGTLRGHTFHHSRTTSPLAPAGHTEPPRGGPGEALYRHGALRASYFHAWFASSPAATASLFLEEPAP, encoded by the coding sequence GTGACGCACAGCACCGCGGCCATCCTCGTGGCGGCCCCGGCCTCCGGCCAGGGCAAGACCACCGTGGCCGCGGCGCTGGCCCGCCTGCACGCGCGCGCCGGCCGGCGCGTACGCGCCTTCAAGTGCGGGCCCGATTTTCTGGATCCGCACTGGCTCGCAATCGCGAGCGGCCACCCGGTGCACAACCTCGACCTCTGGATGACCGGCGAGGCCGATGCGCGCGCGCGGCTGCACGCCGCCGCGGGCGAGGCCGACCTGATCGTGGTCGAGGGCGTGATGGGCCTGTTCGACGGCCAGCCCAGCGCGGCCGACCTCGCGCAGCGCTTCGGCCTGCCCGTGCTCGCGGTGATCGACGCCTCGGCCATGGCCGGCACCTTCGGCGCGCTGGCCTTCGGCCTGCGCCACTTCCGCGCCGGCCTGCCCTGGGCCGGCGTGCTCGCCAACCGCGTGGCCGGCGAGCGCCACGCGCAGATGCTGCAGGACGCGCTGGGCGAGGGCGCACCGGACTGGCTCGGTGCGGTGATGCGCGACGCCGCCTTCTCGCTGCCCGAGCGCCACCTCGGCCTCACCGTGGCGTCCGAGCTGCCCGACGCGCTGGCCCGGCTCGACGCCGCGGCCGACGCCCTCGCGACCACGCCACTGGGCGCGATGGACAGCGCCGCACTCGCGCGCTGGACCGTGATCTTCGACGCCCCCGAGCCCGCCCCCCACATCGGCCGCCCGCTCGCGGGCCGCACGGTGGCGATCGCGCGCGACGCCGCCTGCTGCTTCATCTACCCCGCCAACCTCGACACGCTGCGCAGCCTGGGCGCCGAGCTGGCCTTCTTCTCGCCGCTGGCCGACGAGCCCTTGCCACCGTGCGACGCGGTGTGGCTGCCCGGCGGCTATCCCGAGCTGCACGCGGCCGCGCTGAGCGCCGCGCAGCGTTGCCGCGCGGGCCTGGCCGCGCACCTGCAGGCCGGCAAACCGGTGTGGGCCGAGTGCGGCGGCATGCTGCTGCTCATGGACACGCTGCGCCCGCACGACGGCAGCACGCACCGCATGTGGGGCCTGCTGCCCGGCGAGGCCGCGCTGCAGCCGCGCCTGGTGGCGCTGGGGCCTCAGCAACTCGCGCTGCCCGCGGGCACGCTGCGCGGCCACACCTTCCACCATTCGCGCACCACCTCGCCGCTGGCGCCTGCGGGGCACACCGAGCCCCCGCGCGGCGGCCCGGGCGAGGCGCTGTACCGCCACGGCGCATTGCGCGCGAGCTACTTCCACGCCTGGTTCGCATCCAGCCCTGCGGCCACGGCTTCGCTGTTCCTGGAGGAACCCGCGCCATGA
- a CDS encoding sulfite exporter TauE/SafE family protein, producing the protein MPLEPLLIAELALLGVGTGFLAGLLGIGGGMLMVPFITFILTGRGVAPDLAVKMAIATSMATIIFTSISSVRAHHKRGAVRWDIVQRLAPGIVIGAGVASLGVFAVLKGSWLALFFAAFVSFSATQMLIDKKPKASRTLPGTAGQLGAGGVIGFLSGLVGAGGGFVSVPFMTWCNVPIHNAVATSAALGFPIALANALGYVVSGQGVANLPAASLGYIYLPALLVIASTSVLMAPLGVKAAHALPVKMLKRVFAGILFVLAAYMLWKGLTA; encoded by the coding sequence ATGCCCCTTGAACCCCTGTTGATCGCCGAGCTCGCGCTGCTCGGTGTGGGTACCGGTTTCCTCGCAGGCCTGCTCGGCATCGGTGGCGGCATGCTGATGGTGCCCTTCATCACCTTCATCCTCACGGGCCGCGGCGTCGCACCCGACCTCGCCGTCAAGATGGCCATCGCCACCTCGATGGCCACCATCATCTTCACCAGCATCTCGAGCGTGCGCGCGCACCACAAGCGCGGCGCCGTGCGCTGGGACATCGTGCAGCGGCTCGCGCCCGGCATCGTGATCGGCGCGGGCGTGGCCAGCCTGGGTGTGTTCGCGGTGCTCAAGGGCAGCTGGCTCGCGCTGTTCTTCGCCGCCTTCGTGAGCTTCTCGGCCACGCAGATGCTGATCGACAAAAAGCCCAAGGCCTCGCGCACGCTGCCGGGCACCGCGGGCCAGCTCGGCGCGGGCGGTGTCATCGGCTTCCTCTCGGGTCTGGTAGGCGCGGGCGGCGGCTTCGTCTCGGTGCCCTTCATGACCTGGTGCAACGTGCCCATCCACAACGCGGTGGCCACCAGCGCCGCGCTGGGCTTTCCGATCGCGCTCGCCAACGCCCTGGGCTACGTGGTGTCGGGCCAGGGCGTGGCCAACCTGCCCGCGGCCTCGCTCGGCTACATCTACCTGCCCGCGCTGCTGGTGATCGCGAGCACCAGCGTGCTGATGGCGCCGCTGGGCGTAAAGGCCGCGCACGCGCTGCCCGTGAAGATGCTCAAGCGCGTGTTCGCGGGCATCCTCTTCGTGCTCGCCGCGTACATGCTCTGGAAGGGCCTGACGGCCTGA
- a CDS encoding FecCD family ABC transporter permease yields the protein MNGRAHSLWLAAALIAAGLLVLLLGAGVGSTGLDSVLNARHDPVAWQILWDIRLPRTLGAWVAGGLLGLAGAVAQGLFRNPLADPYLLGSASGAALGVAIALALVGTSALATQWLVRLGLTGAAFAGAVVGVVLTLVLARGVQHTLRLLLAGVIVGVVLGAARDLVTIAEPDTLQAMQGFMLGTTGFVGWAACGVMAAMLLAALLVSALLGRVLDGLALGEATAISLGLPLAAVRAVLVGVLALATGAAVAQTGLIAFVGLAAPHLVRSLVKTTHGRLVVLSAFMGGLLLMAADVLARWVIAPQELPVGVLTAVLGGSYLLWLMHRRRRPGGGL from the coding sequence ATGAACGGCCGCGCGCACAGCCTCTGGCTCGCCGCGGCGCTGATCGCGGCCGGCCTGCTCGTGCTGCTGCTCGGCGCGGGCGTGGGCAGCACCGGCTTGGACAGCGTGCTCAACGCGCGCCACGACCCCGTGGCCTGGCAGATCCTCTGGGACATCCGGCTGCCGCGCACCCTGGGCGCATGGGTGGCGGGTGGCCTGCTGGGCCTGGCCGGCGCGGTCGCGCAAGGCCTGTTCCGCAACCCGCTGGCCGACCCCTATCTGCTGGGCAGCGCCTCGGGCGCGGCCCTGGGCGTGGCGATCGCACTGGCCCTGGTCGGCACCAGCGCCCTGGCCACGCAGTGGCTGGTGCGCCTGGGCCTCACGGGCGCGGCGTTTGCGGGCGCGGTGGTGGGCGTGGTGCTCACGCTGGTGCTGGCGCGCGGCGTGCAGCACACGCTGCGCCTGCTGCTCGCGGGCGTGATCGTGGGCGTGGTGCTCGGCGCCGCGCGCGACCTCGTCACCATCGCCGAGCCCGACACGCTGCAGGCCATGCAGGGCTTCATGCTCGGCACCACGGGCTTCGTGGGCTGGGCCGCCTGCGGCGTCATGGCCGCCATGCTGCTGGCCGCGTTGCTGGTGTCGGCGCTGCTGGGCCGCGTGCTCGACGGCCTCGCGCTCGGCGAGGCCACCGCCATCAGCCTGGGCCTGCCGCTGGCCGCCGTGCGCGCCGTGCTGGTGGGCGTGCTCGCCCTGGCCACCGGCGCGGCCGTGGCGCAGACCGGGCTGATCGCCTTTGTGGGCCTGGCCGCGCCGCACCTGGTGCGCTCGCTGGTGAAGACCACGCACGGCCGCCTCGTGGTGCTCAGCGCCTTCATGGGCGGCTTGCTGCTGATGGCGGCCGACGTGCTCGCGCGCTGGGTCATCGCGCCGCAGGAACTGCCTGTGGGCGTGCTCACCGCGGTGCTCGGCGGCAGCTACCTGCTCTGGCTCATGCACCGGCGGCGCCGGCCCGGGGGTGGCCTGTGA
- a CDS encoding DUF904 domain-containing protein, with the protein MAASKQLDQITEKVERLLLRHEELQRTNALLVEQVHALQAERDSLKSRLLAARARIDALLERLPATEERKEST; encoded by the coding sequence ATGGCCGCCTCCAAGCAACTCGACCAGATCACCGAGAAGGTGGAGCGGCTCCTGCTGCGCCACGAAGAGCTACAGCGCACCAACGCGCTGCTCGTCGAGCAGGTGCATGCCCTGCAGGCCGAGCGCGATTCGCTCAAGTCGCGCCTGCTCGCGGCGCGCGCGCGCATCGACGCGCTGCTCGAGCGGCTGCCCGCCACCGAAGAGCGCAAGGAGAGCACATGA
- a CDS encoding ABC transporter substrate-binding protein — protein MSRGPQRIVCLTEETTEWLYLLGEEARIVGISGYTVRPRRAREEKPKVSAFLSAKIDKILELRPDCVFGFSDLQADIAAALIRHGVQVVVFNQRSVAQIFDMLFQVAALVDRVAEGQAWIDRTRARLDAIAAAGRALPRRPRMYFEEWDDPCISGIRWVSELMGIAGGDDCFPELAAMPLGKDRIIGEPQRIVERAPDIVVGSWCGKKFRPERVAARAGWQAVPAVRDAQLFEIKSADILQPGPAALTDGVEQLHRIVLQWSARHG, from the coding sequence ATGAGCCGAGGCCCGCAGCGCATCGTCTGCCTCACCGAAGAAACCACCGAGTGGCTCTACCTGCTCGGCGAAGAGGCGCGCATCGTGGGCATCTCGGGCTACACCGTGCGGCCGCGCCGCGCGCGCGAGGAAAAGCCCAAGGTCAGCGCCTTCCTCAGCGCCAAGATCGACAAGATCCTCGAGCTGCGGCCCGACTGCGTGTTCGGCTTCTCCGACCTGCAGGCCGACATCGCCGCCGCGCTGATCCGCCATGGCGTGCAGGTGGTGGTGTTCAACCAGCGCAGCGTGGCGCAGATCTTCGACATGCTGTTCCAGGTGGCCGCGCTGGTCGACCGCGTGGCCGAGGGCCAGGCCTGGATCGACCGCACGCGCGCGCGGCTCGACGCCATCGCCGCCGCGGGCCGCGCGCTGCCGCGCCGCCCGCGCATGTACTTCGAAGAATGGGACGACCCGTGCATCAGCGGCATCCGCTGGGTCTCCGAGCTCATGGGCATCGCCGGCGGCGACGACTGCTTCCCCGAGCTCGCCGCCATGCCCTTGGGCAAAGACCGCATCATCGGCGAGCCGCAGCGCATCGTCGAGCGCGCGCCCGACATCGTCGTGGGCTCGTGGTGCGGCAAGAAATTCCGGCCCGAGCGCGTGGCCGCGCGCGCCGGCTGGCAGGCCGTGCCCGCGGTGCGCGACGCGCAGCTGTTCGAGATCAAGTCGGCCGACATCCTGCAGCCCGGCCCGGCCGCGCTCACCGACGGCGTCGAGCAATTGCACCGCATCGTGCTGCAGTGGAGCGCGCGCCATGGCTGA
- a CDS encoding TonB-dependent receptor domain-containing protein yields MKSPALRAPLAVLPLACVASLATFAAAPVSAQSATDVTLKDTVVTATRVDTRSDALLSDVVVIDADTVAKSTGRTLSELLARQAGLQLVANGGRGKQSSLFVRGAEARQVLLLVDGVRYGSSTAGAPNWDNLPLSAIDRIEVLKGPASALYGSDAVGGVVQVFTKRGVKGFQPEASVTVGSEGHHEVAAGVRGGTDSFSYSLHASSLGEKGFSSTNPRVGSNFNPDRDGARQDVLSGSFRWAFAEGWSTDLNLTQAEGVSRFDQGAGSFDTRSVTTTRVLGWGLTRQWNADARTRLTVARSDDDGDSYGTTPVASVFNTAQTQITLQHDQATRLGTVLLGVESIKEAVSGTQAYAVNSRTTDAAFVGLTGGLGQHLWQANLRRDENSQFGGATTGFASYGYQLTPNWRPHLAYGTSFKMPSFNTLYYVSPFFTGNPTTQPERGKNREFGLTYTRGAHELKLTRFDNRVRGFITLQPVVVNVPQARLEGWSLGYTGSAGAWSWYGNLELLDARNLLTRQKLARRADETLTAGLDHRIGAWTWGTALQLVGERFDNAANTVRLPGFGTVDAYVRYALTKDWSLALRVNNIGDKDYQTANGYNQPGRAAYVTLHWAPKP; encoded by the coding sequence ATGAAATCCCCTGCCTTGCGCGCGCCCCTGGCCGTGCTCCCCCTCGCCTGTGTGGCCTCGCTGGCCACGTTCGCCGCCGCGCCCGTGTCCGCCCAGAGCGCGACCGACGTGACCCTCAAAGACACCGTGGTCACGGCCACGCGCGTCGACACCCGCAGCGACGCGCTGCTCAGCGACGTGGTCGTGATCGACGCCGACACGGTGGCGAAATCCACCGGCCGCACGCTGTCTGAGCTGCTCGCGCGCCAGGCCGGCCTGCAGCTGGTGGCCAACGGCGGCCGCGGCAAACAATCGAGCCTGTTCGTGCGCGGCGCCGAAGCGCGCCAGGTGCTGCTGCTGGTGGACGGTGTGCGCTACGGCTCGTCCACCGCGGGCGCGCCCAACTGGGACAACCTGCCGCTGTCGGCCATCGACCGCATCGAGGTGCTCAAGGGCCCGGCCTCGGCGCTGTACGGCAGCGATGCCGTGGGCGGCGTGGTGCAGGTCTTCACCAAGCGCGGCGTCAAGGGCTTCCAGCCCGAGGCCAGCGTGACCGTGGGCAGCGAAGGCCACCACGAAGTGGCTGCCGGCGTGCGCGGCGGCACCGACAGCTTCAGCTACAGCCTGCACGCGAGCTCGCTGGGCGAAAAGGGCTTTTCCTCGACCAACCCGCGCGTGGGCAGCAACTTCAACCCCGACCGCGACGGCGCCAGGCAGGACGTGCTCAGCGGCTCGTTCCGCTGGGCCTTCGCCGAGGGCTGGTCGACCGACCTGAACCTCACGCAGGCCGAGGGCGTTAGCCGCTTCGACCAGGGGGCGGGCAGCTTCGACACCCGCTCGGTCACCACCACGCGCGTGCTCGGCTGGGGCCTCACGCGCCAGTGGAACGCCGACGCGCGCACGCGCCTGACGGTCGCGCGCAGCGACGACGACGGCGACAGCTACGGCACCACGCCCGTGGCCTCGGTGTTCAACACCGCGCAGACGCAGATCACGCTGCAGCACGACCAGGCCACGCGCCTGGGCACGGTGCTGCTGGGCGTGGAATCGATCAAGGAAGCGGTGTCGGGCACGCAGGCCTATGCGGTGAATTCGCGCACCACCGACGCGGCCTTCGTCGGCCTCACGGGCGGCCTGGGCCAGCACCTGTGGCAGGCCAACCTGCGGCGCGACGAGAACTCGCAGTTCGGCGGCGCCACCACCGGCTTCGCGAGCTACGGCTACCAGCTCACGCCGAACTGGCGCCCGCACCTGGCCTACGGCACCTCGTTCAAGATGCCGTCGTTCAACACGCTCTACTACGTGTCGCCCTTCTTCACGGGCAACCCCACCACGCAGCCCGAGCGCGGCAAGAACCGCGAGTTCGGCCTCACCTACACGCGCGGTGCGCACGAGCTCAAGCTCACGCGCTTCGACAACCGCGTGCGCGGCTTCATCACGCTGCAGCCCGTGGTGGTCAACGTGCCGCAGGCGCGGCTCGAAGGCTGGTCGCTGGGCTACACCGGTTCGGCCGGCGCCTGGTCGTGGTACGGCAACCTCGAACTGCTGGACGCGCGCAACCTGCTCACGCGCCAGAAACTCGCGCGCCGCGCCGACGAAACCCTCACCGCCGGGCTCGACCACCGCATCGGCGCCTGGACCTGGGGCACCGCGCTGCAACTCGTGGGCGAGCGTTTCGACAACGCGGCCAACACCGTGCGCCTGCCGGGCTTCGGCACGGTCGATGCCTACGTGCGGTACGCCCTCACCAAGGACTGGTCGCTCGCGCTGCGCGTGAACAACATCGGCGACAAGGACTACCAGACCGCCAACGGCTACAACCAGCCGGGCCGCGCGGCCTACGTCACGCTGCACTGGGCGCCCAAGCCGTGA
- a CDS encoding SWIB/MDM2 domain-containing protein, which translates to MATAKKAAAKKAPAKKAAPAKKAAAPAKKAAPAKKAAAPAKKAAPAKKAAPAKKAAPAKKAPAKKAAPAKKRTPNAAFLKPLTPSAALAAIVGASPLPRTEVTKKVWDYIKKNKLQDSVNKRLINADAKLKEIFKKAQVTMFELTKLVNDHLK; encoded by the coding sequence ATGGCAACTGCGAAGAAAGCCGCCGCGAAAAAAGCGCCGGCCAAGAAGGCGGCTCCGGCGAAGAAGGCCGCTGCCCCGGCGAAGAAAGCCGCTCCGGCCAAGAAGGCGGCCGCCCCCGCCAAGAAGGCCGCTCCGGCGAAGAAGGCCGCTCCGGCCAAGAAAGCCGCCCCGGCCAAGAAGGCCCCCGCGAAGAAGGCCGCTCCCGCCAAGAAGCGCACCCCGAACGCCGCCTTCCTCAAGCCCCTGACCCCCAGCGCCGCTCTGGCCGCGATCGTGGGCGCCAGCCCCCTGCCGCGCACCGAAGTGACCAAGAAGGTCTGGGACTACATCAAGAAGAACAAGCTGCAGGACAGCGTGAACAAGCGCCTCATCAACGCCGACGCCAAGCTGAAGGAAATCTTCAAGAAGGCCCAGGTCACGATGTTCGAACTGACCAAGCTGGTCAACGACCACCTCAAGTGA